CGGCGCCAATGATCAAATGAAATATAGCCTCATGATATTCGGGCAGGGTTTTGAGGGTGTGGAGTGTATCAACGGTGTAAGACGGGCCCGGGCGTTGCAACTCCATGGTGGAAATGGTGAAGCGCGGATTGCCCGCCAGCGCTAGTTGCAACATCGCAAGGCGATGCGAAACGTCGGTGAGTTGTTCGGAATTCTTATGCGGCGGATTCGGCGCGAGCACGAACAGCACGGTCTCGAGCTGCAATTCCGTGCAGGCAGTCTCGGCAATGATTAAATGGCCGAGATGAACCGGATCGAATGTTCCGCCGAAAATGCCGAGCCGCATGCGCGCCCCTAATTTTGGGCCTGGCCATTGGTTGCCATTTTTCCCTCCAAAAATTTTTGCAAATTCTGCGCGCGCTGTTCGTATTTTGGCGCGCCGGCAGCGGCGTTGGCTGCTTGCGCGCGCTCACGTTCCTGGCGATACTTTTCAAACAACAAACTCAACGTGCCTTTGGCTTCGTCGTAACGATCGAGCTTCACCAGGATTTCGGCTTTGTGGAACAGCGCCGGCTCATAGTATTTCGTGTCATAAAACCGGTTGATGACTTCGTCGAAATAAACCAGCGCAGCTTCATAATAAGCCATGCGGCGATAGAGATCGGCGACGCCGTATTCCTTTTTGGCGAGTTTATTGCGTGTGGCATTGAGTTTCTCGACCACCTCGTCTTTCAAATCACTGCGGGGGAAATCATCCAGGAAGCGTTGAAATTCTTCGATGGCGCGCCAGGTGTACTTTTGATCGAGATCGGCTTTGGGCGATAGCCGGAAATAACACATACCGAGTTTGTATTGCGCATCGTCGAGGTATTCGCTTTGCGGGTACAAGCGCAGCAGTTTTTCGTATTCGGCGGCCGCTGTGATAAGCTCGTCCATCTCGTAATGGCATTCGCCAAGGTAATATTGCGCCTGATCGACGATGGTGCTGCCGGGCGCGTTCAGTGTGACAATGCGAAATTGCGTGCGCGCATCAAAATAGTTCTTTTTTTGAAAAAGTTGCATGGCGTAAGCGAGGCGCTCTTCCGTCGTCAGGTTGGCGCGCAACTTGTTACCGCCGCATGCCGCGAGACCGGCCAGGAGAAAAAAGCCGGTGTACAAACAGGCCGCAAGAATACGTTTGGGAAGGTGAACGTTGGTCAGCATCAACATTATACAAGATCCTATGCTATTGGCTTCTCAAGGTGTAAAAAGTATAAATAGCAGCGCCGGTGGCGGCGGCTAAAATGAACGGCTCAACCCAGCGGCGCCGGGCATTATCGCGTTGCAGCCAGCGCCCGGTTGTGAACGGCATGGCCAAATTTTCCAGCGACGCGATTTCGTTGACATCAATAGTATCTTTGCGCGATTCTGCAAGAATCCCCTGCCAATAAATCTTGCCCGATTCTTGCTGATGAATATCAAAGTCGACCGACACGCTTACCGCGCGCTCGGCGCGGGCGCGCTTCAGCCCGCCCAGCAAGCCCCCCGGCAATTTGCTGTAAGTCAAATCACAGTGCAGCAGTTTGTAACGAACTGCCACCCCCGTTAAGACGTTGGTTTCCTCAAAAACGCTGAGGCCTTTTTTGCTTTGCAGGACGTCAACCACAGCATGGTGTAAAAGCCGCTCCGGACTATTTTCACCGGCGCTCGAATGCGCAACGATCGCCACGGAATCCGTTTCCGCATGAAGGGCGGCAACAGCCTGCGCTGCACATTTGCGAAAAATCTCCTGCAACAACCGCAGATTATTTGCCGGTGTTTGCGCATTAGCTTCAGCGAGAATCAATAAAAATGAAACCAATGCCAGGCTTTTGAAGTGGCTGCGCAGAATTGTCATTTCGAATTAAATACGAATTCCAACTGTGAGCGCGTGAATCCATCGTCGTTGGCCGGCGTTGTCCTTTTCCACGACAGCGCCGTAATTCAGCAACCAATTGGGCAATGCGCCGCGGGGATTGCCGAGCAACAGCTTCGCCGAATCAATCAATCCAAACCCCAGCGTATAGGCCAGCCGTTCGTCTTCACTTTTCCAAAACGCCCCGCCGCGCAGCGCCAGCACGGAAAACAGATTTTGCTCAATTCCGAAATGCGGTTCACGCACCATCTCGTTTTTGTTTTCATCTTCGACAAGATTGCGTATATCCGCCGCGATGATTGTGCCCGGGTACGGTCTGAAACTCATACCGATATTAACGCTGCCGTTGACGAATCGTTCCGGATGATTGCGATAGCCGCCATTGGGCGTGACCGGCATGGTTAAATAACTCACGCCCAACAAAACGTTCGGCCACGGCGCGATGGTAATGCCATACGAGGCGCGCAGTTGCCATTCGCGTTGTTTTCGTGCGAGGCTTTGATAATAAAGCCCGAGGCTTCCGCCCAAAGCCACGCGTTCCGCCAGGCGCATGCGCAACGCCAGCACGCTGTATTGATTGTCAAGATAATCGTTGACCTCGAACAAATCGGAGGCGGCGATTGCAATCTCATTCGTGGTTTGTTCCGCGAGAATTGCGCCCACTTCGAACGGGCCGGCGCGCAGCGTCAAGCCTTTGATCAATAGCCCAAGAGTCGCGAATGCTTGCGCGCTTGCCGACGTCGAGTGATTGTAAAAATCTTCCCGGCGAGCGAGCGCCAAACCGGGCGTCAACGGATTGAGAAAGAGCTGGAAGGAAAACGCGCGCGTTTTGCTTCCGCCGCCAAGATTGGCGGGATTATACAGGCTTGCCGCCAGATCATCGTCAACGGCAAGGAATGCGCCCCCCATTGCCAGGGGCCGCGCAATCAGCGTGTTGACGGCAATATAAGAGTTTTTCGGTTGCGCAAATCCATTTTCAAAAAAAATCAACAGCGCTAAAGCGGCAAAGCACAAGCATCGGTAAAAAAGACGGCGGATCTGCTGCTTAGAGCGCAACGGCGGTTGCAAAGGTTGTTGCAGATTCAGGATATCTTCGGAAACGCAGACGTAACGGAACACTTGCTTTCACTTTGCTGAATTGACGAACTTCAATTTGCTGTTCTTGCAATGGGCGCGGCTCGGGCGCGAGCAGGCGGCTGAACGTGTAGGGCGCGGCGCAGACCAGCACCAGCAGCGCGCCCAGGCCGGCAAGCCAACGCGCTTCGCTCCGGCGTTGCCACATGGCAAACAAAATCGTGTTAAGCGACACCACCCAGAAAGACACCAGGTAAACGCCGATGGACGGCGTGTATTGCATCAGCTTGAGATAATAGTTTTGTGTGTAACCCAACGCCAGCCAGGCATAATCGGGGTTGATCAGCGCTTTGACATACTCGATGGCCGCCCATAAAAACGGTACGGCCATGAGATAACCAAACGGCCAGCGCCGGCGCCACAGCAGCACGAGCACGGCGAACAAGGCAAACGAAAGCGCATGAATCATCATCTTGTAGAAATCGGAAAACAGCCCGATCCGCCCGGTCATAAAAATCCCCATGATACTCGATAACAACCCAAAGAAAACACCCCAGCGCATTGCGGCGCCGGCTTCTTTATCTGCCAATAAGAACAAAAACGGAATGAGCGCCCAATAAGCCAAGAAACCCAGGCGAAAAGGTGGGAATGCCAGCGTCAGTGGGGCGGCCGAGAGCAAACACAATACGATATTGCGTGACCTCAAAGCTCTACCTCTTTTCCCAGCCGGGCAGACTCATACATCGCTTCGATGATGCGCATGCGATCCAGGCTTTCTTCCCCGCTGGAGAGCATCGGCGTGTCGTCCCGCAAACATTTGATGAAGTGGCGCAGTTCGTTGCTGTACGAACGCTTGTAACGCGACATGGGTTTGTCATCGACGTGCGGCGTCAGGTTGACAAGATTGCCGTGCATTTCCTTCATGATGCGCAGCGGGTTCATCATGGCCCCACCCTGCGTGCCGAAAAAGCTGGCGTACAGCTCGTCTTCCGGCGTCAGAAACGTCCAACTCACTTCCAGCGTGAGCGTGCTGCCGTCTTCAAGATGCACGAACGCGGTCGCGACATCCTCGACTTCCAGCTTGGAAACATTGTTGTAGGTCGTGGCTTTTACCGCTTTTGCTTTTTTATTTCCAAACAGCCAGAGCGCAAGATCGAGCATCTGCACACCCAAATCCATCAAAACGCCGCCGCCGGAATATTGCTTTTGATACAGCCAGGAGGCTTCCGCCCATTTTTCCTGCCGGCGCAGCCAGCCGCACTTGGCGTAAAACACCTCGCCCAACTCGCCCGCGTCGATAAACGATTTCATATTGATGGCATCGCGGCGAAAGCGCACATTCATTGCCACCATCAGGCGCCGCTGATAGCGTTTGGCGGCTTGCACCATTTTCTCGCCTTCCTCCAGCGTACGCGCGATCGGCTTTTCCACCAGCACATGCTTGCCGGCGGACAAGGAAGCAATCGCCAGCGGCATGTGCATATGTGTCGGCGCGCAAATGTCGATGGCATCGACGTCATCGAGCTTCAGGACGTCATCATCTTTCGTAAAAAATTGCGGGATGTCGTAGCGTTCCGCCACGGCTTTGGCGCGCGCCAGATTGGTGTCACACACTGCCACGAGATCGACGCCCGGCAATTTTTTCCACAACGGAATGTGTGCGACTTGGGCAATGCCGCCGGCGCCGATAACCGCGAGTCTGATCGTTCTCATAGCCAGGATTCAAGAGTTAATTTTGACGCGATCCAAATAACTTTGTAAAATCAATACCGCCGCGAGCTGGTCGATCAACTCCTTACGCTGGCGGCGCGCGCCGCTTTCCGCCAGGGTGCGTGCCGCTTGCTTGCTCGACCAACGCTCGTCCCACGCCACCACCGGCACTTGCGTTTGCTGTTCCAATTCGTGGATGAACGTTCGCACGATTTTCGTCATGTCGCTGTCGTCGCCGTTCAAATGGCGCGGCAAGCCCACCACGACCAGGCCCACTTGCTCGTCCTGCATGAGCCGGCGCAAACGTTCAAACAAGTCACGTTTGGATTTGAACAGCAATGTCTCACGCCCGTGCGCCATCAAATGCAAGGCGTCGCTCACGGCCACGCCCACGCGGCGCTGGCCGTAATCCAATGCGAGAACCTTTTGGCCGGGCGGCGCCGGAGGAAGAGTCGTCATAAAAGAGAATGCTCAAATGATGTTAGCGGTGCACGCTTTTCGTGCGCACGCCGTCAATTGGATTTTTCGGATTCTTCGGCTTTGTCTTCGCTTTCATCCTCGTCCTCCCAATCCTCTTCCTCCTCTTCCCAATCTTCCCAATCTTCCTTGCCGTCTTCGTTGCGCGGCGGCAAATCGGTCAACGGCTGCTTCAAGACTTCTTTGAGCAGTTTGCCGGCTTTGAAATGCGTTTTGCGGCGGGCCGGGACGTAGATAATTTCGCCGGTTTTGGGATTGCGCGCTTTGGGTTTCGGTTTCGTGGTTTTAACTTCGAAAACGCCAAAATCGCGTATCTCGATGCGAATTTCCGGGTTGGCTTGTTCCATGAACTCGCGCAACGCCGTGAACACGCCGTCAACGACTTTTTCGGTTAGATAGATCTTTTCGTTGACGATTTTCGCCGTTCGCTTTGCCACGTCTTTTTTGGTGATGGTACTTTTCATAAAAACCGCTCCTCATTTTGCGTTGATACGACTCTCGCCGGCAGGTCAGTAAACTTCCTCCTGAGCGATCAATTCATCGGTACCGCCTACGCGTTCCACACTGAACACGCCGTTGACTTTGCTGATGCGGCTGGTGACGCGCGTGAGATGCTGCAAATTTTTGACTTCGATGATAATATTGCTATGGACGATCGCATCTTCCGCGCGCATTTCGATGCTGACGATGTTGGTGTCGGTTTGTGATATCGAGTCGCTCACATCGCGCAGAAAATGTTTGCGATCTTCACCGAGCAACTGCAAGCGCACCATGAAATGCTTGTTCGGCTCGACATCCCACTGCACTTCGACGCGGCGCTCGGGATTCTCCAACAAGCGCAGAATGTTTTTGCAGTCCGAACGATGCACCACCACGCCGCGGCCCTGGTTCAAAAAGCCGAGAATCCGGTCGCCGGGCACGGGCTGGCAGCATTTGCCGAAATTGATCAACAAATTATCCAACCCCTGCACCCGCACGCCCTTCGAGACGCCGCGCGCTTTATCAATAATCTTTTTGAAGATGCTCTTGGATTCTTCGCTTTCTGCTTCCTCCGGAAGAATCTTGGCCACGACGCTTTGCGCGGAAATATCGCCGCGCCCGACAGCCGCGTGCAAGTCCGTGGCATCGTGGCATCCCAAAAGCGGCGCCACTTCATCAAGATCAATATCGTTCTTGCTGACGTGCACGCGCTTGAACATGCGTTCCAGCATTTCCTCGCCAAGCTTCTGGCTTTGCTCCACCATCGACTCTTTCAGCCAGCGCTTGATTTTGGCGCGCGCCTTCGAGGTTTGCACGAACTTGATCCAATCCTTGTTGGGCCGTTGATTCGCGCTGGTGATGATCTCCACCGTGTCGCCGCTTTTCAGTTTATAATTCAGCGGAACGATGCGGCCGTTCACTTTCGCGCCAATGCAATGAATGCCGATATCCGTATGCACGGCAAACGCAAAATCCACCGGCGTGCTGCCCAGCGGCAATTTGTGAAGGCGGCCCTTGGGCGTAAAAACAAAAACCTCGTCTTGAAACAAATCGATCCGAAGATTTTCCATGAACTCTTTCGGATCATCGGTGTCATGCTGCCACTCCAGCATTTGGCGCAGCCAGGTGAGCTGCTTGTCCAGCTCATTGGCTTTTTGCTTGCCTTCTTTATAGCGCCAATGCGCCGCCACGCCCACCTCCGCGGTGCGGTGCATGTCTTCCGTACGAATTTGAATCTCGACCATTTTGCCGTCCGCGCCAAACACCGTGGTGTGCAGCGATTGATACAAATTGGATTTCGGCGTGGCAATATAATCTTTGAAGCGTTCCGCCACCGGGGTAAACTGATTGTGCACGATTCCCAGCACGAAATAGCAGTCTTCCGTGCGTTTAACCACGATACGCACCGCGAGCAAATCGAAGATTTCTTCGAAGGATTTGTCACGATTCAACATTTTGAGAAAAATGCTGTACAGGTGTTTCGGGCGTCCCGTAATTTTTGCCGTAATCCCGGAATCTCTGAGCGCGGCGCGGATGGGCGCCGTGAAGCGATTGATGTAGGCTTCACGCTCTTCGCGTTTTTCCGCAATTTTGTTGACGAGATTCCAATAGGCCTGCGGCGCGAGGGTTTTGAACGCCAGATCTTCAAGCTCCCAGCGCATTTTGGCGATGCCCAGACGGTGCGCCAGCGGCGCATAGATTTCGCGCGTCTCGAGCGCAATGCGGCGCTGTTTCTTCTCCGGCAAATACTCGATCGTGCGCATGTTGTGCAAACGATCGGCAAACTTGATCAAGATGACGCGAATGTCTTTCACCATCGACAGCAGCATTTTGCGAAAATTTTCCGCCTGCCGCACTTCGACGCTGTCGAATTTCAATTCCGAGATTTTGGTGACGCCGTCCACCAGCCCGGCAATCTCTTCGCCGAACTTGTCGCGCACTTCTTCAATGGAGACGCCGGTATCTTCCACTACATCGTGCAACAAACCGCCGACGATCGTCACATAATCCATATGCAGATTGCACAGAATCTTGGCGACTTCCACACAATGCACAAAATACGGCGCGCCGGATTTGCGCAGTTGATTGCGATGCGCTTCCCGGCTGAACTCAAAAGCCTGTCGCAACAGCTCGCGGTTGATCGGATGCTTGCTGTAGCGTTTCAGCTTGAGCAAAATGCGCGAGAAATCTTTTTCGAAATTGGGCGTTTCCATGGTGCCAGTTCGTGTTAATCAATCCAACCAATGCTTCGCTTCCTCCCTTCCCGCAAGATGTTCAAAACGGCGCTCCGCTAAAATTATTCTCCGTATGAAAGCGGTCGATATCGGCAAAGCGAACATTGTCTTTGTGAAACAACAGCTCCACCGTGCCGGTGGGGCCGTTGCGCTGCTTGCCGATGATGATTTCAGCCGTGTTGTCGTTCAGCTCCCGGGTGTACTGGCCCGGGCGATAAATGAACATGACAATATCCGCGTCCTGCTCGATGGCTCCGGATTCGCGCAAATCCGAAAGCTGCGGACGCTTGTCGCCGCCGCGCTGTTCCACCGCGCGTGAAAGCTGCGAGAGCGCAATCACCGGAACATCCAACTCTTTGGCCAGCGCTTTGAGCGATTGCGAGATCAACGAGATTTCGATTTGCCGGCTTTCCACGCTGCGCGGGCCGCGCACGAGCTGCAGATAATCCACAATGAACATGCCCACGCGTTTCTCCGCCGCCAGCCGCCGCGCTTTGGCGCGAATCTCCATCACCGTCAGCGCGGGCGTGTCGTCAATGTAAATCGGCGCTTCCGCCAGGCGGCCCACCGCGTGCGCCAGGCGGGAAAAATGCTCACGCGGCAGCTTGCCGGTGCGCACTTGATGCGAGTTGACTTTCGCCTCGCTGCACAGCAAGCGCAGGGCAAGCTGATAACTCGCCATCTCCAGCGAAAAAATGCCCACGCCGACTTTGTGATCGATCGCGGCATTGCGCGCGATATTCAAACAAAACGCCGTCTTGCCCATCGAGGGCCGGCCGGCGATGATGATCAAATCGGATTTTTGAAACCCGGAAGTCATTTCATCCAGATCTTTGAAACCGGTGGCCACGCCGGTCACGCTGCCCTTGCGCTGATGATAGGTTTCAATCGTTTCAAACGTGCGGTGCAACACGGGATTAATGGACTCAAAGCCGCGGCGCAGGCGGCGCTCGGATAGCGAAAAAATGCGCTGCTCGGCCTTGTCCAGCAAATCATCCACCGGCTCTTTGCCTTCAAACGCCTCCGAGGAAATCTCTGTGGCCACACCGATCAAGCGGCGCAGAATGGCCTTCTCCAGCACCAAACGCGCATGATACTCGACGTTGGCCGCAGAGGGCACGCTTGCGGTCAACTCCGCAAGATAATAATTGCCGCCGGCTTGATCGAGATGCTGCTGGCGCTGCAATTCCGCAGAAACGGTGAGCATGTCGATCGGATGATTGCGATCGAACAGCACTTGCATCGCCTCAAAAATATACTGGTGGCTGGTGGTGTAGAAACACCAATCTTCCAACAACTCCACGGCTTTGCTGACGGCATTGCTCTCTTGCAGCATCGCGCCTAAAACGGCTTTTTCCGCATTTAAATCTTGCGGCGGCAGGCGATCAATGATTTGATCGACGGTCAGGGGGCGGCCGTTTTCTTCGCGTTGCGTCTTGCGCTGTGAGGTTTGGTTATCCACGTTGAATCAAACTCTGAAAATATTTATGACAGAGTGAGGGGTCGGCAGAATAATTTAAAATCAAAAATTATTCGCCGAATAATTATCCTGTCCTACTTTTGCAGGATTGCATGAGGTTTTTCTTTTTGCAAAGCAACGACGCGCTGCAAAATTTCAAACGCCACTTCGACTTTTGTCAACGTCGGCAGCGCTTCAATCCCGCCGTGGCGATCAATCAACGTCACATGATTGGTTTCACTCTTGAAACCCGCTCCGGCTTCTTTGGCGTTATTCAATACAATCAAATCAAGCGCTTTTTGCTGCAATTTGCCCTGCGCGTTTTTTATTGCATTCTCGGTTTCCAGTGCAAAACCCACGTGCAGCGCTTGCGTTTTCTGCCGGCTGAGCAATTTGAGAATATCGTCATTCTCTTCCAGCTCGATCATTGCCGCAGCCTCGCCCTTTTTGATTTTTTCCGGGGCAAATTGGCGCGGGCGATAATCCGAAACTGCGGCCGTCATCACCAACACCTGTGCGCCCGGGTAATACTCCAGTACCGCATCGCGCATCTGCTGCGCGCTGATTATCGGAACGGTTTTGACCTGGTACGGCGGCGGCAATTCCGTGGGGCCGTGCACCAAAATCACTTCCGCGCCCAACGCGCGCGCCGCTTCTGCCACCGCGAATCCCATGCGTCCGCTCGCGGGATTGGTCAACATGCGCACCGGATCGAGATATTCCTCCGTGCGGCCGGCCGTGACCAGCACTTTCATGCCTTGCAACGGCTGGCTCGGTTGCAGCGCGGCCAGCACTTCAGCGAGGATCCATTCCAGGCGCGCCAAACGCCCCCACCCAGCGCCTTCCGCCGTGGTGGCTAAATCACCGAACTCCGGCGCAACGCAACGATAACCGGCATCGAGCAGCGTCTTCAAATTGCGCTGCACCAGCGCATCGTCCCACATCGCGGAGTTCATGGCGGGACACAGCACCACCGGCACGCGCGCTGCGCGAATGGTGGCGCTCACCGGTTCATCGGCAAAACCGTTCGCCAGCCGCGCCAGCGTGTTCGCCGTTGCCGGGCAAACCACGATGACATCACCCCAACGCGACCAGTTGATGTGCTCGATGACGGCGGCCCCGGCCTCGGGAAACAGGTTGGTGAGCACCGGGTTCTCGCTCAACGCCGCAAACGTCAACGGCCTCACAAACTCGGTTGCGCTGGGCGTCATCATCACCCGCACGGTTGCACCCTGGCGTTTGAACTCGCGCAGCAACTCGCAGCTTTTGTAGCAGGCGATGCCGCCGCTGACGCCGAGCACGATTTTTTTGCCGGTGAAACGCACGGCATGCCTAGTCTTTCTTCTCGGGGGGTTCGGCGTATTCGAAATTCAATTTGCCGCCCACCATTTCGTCGAGCGAAATCGAGGTCGGCTTCGGCAGCTTGATCAATTTCACCGGCGCTTTCACGCGTTCGTCACGCACTTCTTCGACATCGTCGTCCGTGTCGCTGGCATTGACATTGTCGAGAGCGCTGTCATAACCCAATTCCTGCTCGATATAGCGTTTTTGCTCGTCGTTGATCTGGCGCGCGCGTTTCGCAATCACCACAATCGCTTCATACAAATTATCGGCATGTCTCTCTAGCTCTTCCAAGGGGATGGTACTGACCATGAATGTTCTCCTGTTGAATCGATTCGTTCTATTCGTCTGGTGAAGTGTTTAACTTTTTACAGCGTTTTTCATTTGGATGAACAGAGTTTGTAGTCCCCGCCCCTTGTGGGCGGCTGTTGAAGACATGAAATTCGCGGTTGCAACAATGCCCCACAAGGGGGCAGGGCTACGAATCCTGTATACGCATTTAAAAAACGCTGTAAACCAAAATTCAAACAATCTTCAATTTAAAAACAAAAGATCAACCACAGATTGACACGGATTTTCACGGCTCTCCTAATTTCGTTTCATCCGTGCTCATCCGTGGCCAAAAGATTCAGTTGCGGCCACGCGGAGCCCCGTGTCCATCCGTGGCTTAAACATTGGCCGCGGCCACGGCGTTCGCTTTACGGTAGCTTGCGATAATTTCAAGCACGCGCTGCACGGTCTCATCCACATCGTAATTCGTCACCACATGATCATATTCCTTCGCCGCCTCCATCTCCTCATGCGCGGCCTGCAGGCGCGCGGCAATTTCTTCCGGCGAATCCGTATTGCGGCCATGCAGCCGTTCGCGCAGCAATTCAAGCGAGGGCGGCTGAATGAAAATCAATATTGCGCGCGGCCCCAACTGGCGCTTGACGTTGATGCCGCCCTGCACGTCGATGTCCATCAGCACGAATTTGCCCAATGCCAGCCATTTTTCGACGTTTTCACGCGGTGTGCCATACATGTTGCCATGCACCAGCGCATATTCGAGAAAGCGGCCGCGCGCAATGCCCTGCTGAAATTCCTCGGCACTCAGAAAAAAATATTCGCGGCCGTGTTGTTCGTTGCCGCGCGGCTTGCGCGTGGTCGCTGAAATCGAATAGCAGAAATCCGGACTATTCGTTTGCAGCAGACGCTGCAAAATCGTGGTTTTTCC
The DNA window shown above is from Cytophagia bacterium CHB2 and carries:
- a CDS encoding bifunctional (p)ppGpp synthetase/guanosine-3',5'-bis(diphosphate) 3'-pyrophosphohydrolase, translated to METPNFEKDFSRILLKLKRYSKHPINRELLRQAFEFSREAHRNQLRKSGAPYFVHCVEVAKILCNLHMDYVTIVGGLLHDVVEDTGVSIEEVRDKFGEEIAGLVDGVTKISELKFDSVEVRQAENFRKMLLSMVKDIRVILIKFADRLHNMRTIEYLPEKKQRRIALETREIYAPLAHRLGIAKMRWELEDLAFKTLAPQAYWNLVNKIAEKREEREAYINRFTAPIRAALRDSGITAKITGRPKHLYSIFLKMLNRDKSFEEIFDLLAVRIVVKRTEDCYFVLGIVHNQFTPVAERFKDYIATPKSNLYQSLHTTVFGADGKMVEIQIRTEDMHRTAEVGVAAHWRYKEGKQKANELDKQLTWLRQMLEWQHDTDDPKEFMENLRIDLFQDEVFVFTPKGRLHKLPLGSTPVDFAFAVHTDIGIHCIGAKVNGRIVPLNYKLKSGDTVEIITSANQRPNKDWIKFVQTSKARAKIKRWLKESMVEQSQKLGEEMLERMFKRVHVSKNDIDLDEVAPLLGCHDATDLHAAVGRGDISAQSVVAKILPEEAESEESKSIFKKIIDKARGVSKGVRVQGLDNLLINFGKCCQPVPGDRILGFLNQGRGVVVHRSDCKNILRLLENPERRVEVQWDVEPNKHFMVRLQLLGEDRKHFLRDVSDSISQTDTNIVSIEMRAEDAIVHSNIIIEVKNLQHLTRVTSRISKVNGVFSVERVGGTDELIAQEEVY
- the ruvX gene encoding Holliday junction resolvase RuvX gives rise to the protein MTTLPPAPPGQKVLALDYGQRRVGVAVSDALHLMAHGRETLLFKSKRDLFERLRRLMQDEQVGLVVVGLPRHLNGDDSDMTKIVRTFIHELEQQTQVPVVAWDERWSSKQAARTLAESGARRQRKELIDQLAAVLILQSYLDRVKINS
- the bamD gene encoding outer membrane protein assembly factor BamD; translated protein: MLMLTNVHLPKRILAACLYTGFFLLAGLAACGGNKLRANLTTEERLAYAMQLFQKKNYFDARTQFRIVTLNAPGSTIVDQAQYYLGECHYEMDELITAAAEYEKLLRLYPQSEYLDDAQYKLGMCYFRLSPKADLDQKYTWRAIEEFQRFLDDFPRSDLKDEVVEKLNATRNKLAKKEYGVADLYRRMAYYEAALVYFDEVINRFYDTKYYEPALFHKAEILVKLDRYDEAKGTLSLLFEKYRQERERAQAANAAAGAPKYEQRAQNLQKFLEGKMATNGQAQN
- the nadD gene encoding nicotinate (nicotinamide) nucleotide adenylyltransferase; translated protein: MRLGIFGGTFDPVHLGHLIIAETACTELQLETVLFVLAPNPPHKNSEQLTDVSHRLAMLQLALAGNPRFTISTMELQRPGPSYTVDTLHTLKTLPEYHEAIFHLIIGADSLRDFHKWRAPEMIMQLAKLVVYPRAEDMAGFAGSPLVKSYHLLSGCVIGISSTDIRHKIKNNISIRYLVPDAVQQYIEAQGLYK
- the coaBC gene encoding bifunctional phosphopantothenoylcysteine decarboxylase/phosphopantothenate--cysteine ligase CoaBC, which encodes MSNTPNPPRRKTRHAVRFTGKKIVLGVSGGIACYKSCELLREFKRQGATVRVMMTPSATEFVRPLTFAALSENPVLTNLFPEAGAAVIEHINWSRWGDVIVVCPATANTLARLANGFADEPVSATIRAARVPVVLCPAMNSAMWDDALVQRNLKTLLDAGYRCVAPEFGDLATTAEGAGWGRLARLEWILAEVLAALQPSQPLQGMKVLVTAGRTEEYLDPVRMLTNPASGRMGFAVAEAARALGAEVILVHGPTELPPPYQVKTVPIISAQQMRDAVLEYYPGAQVLVMTAAVSDYRPRQFAPEKIKKGEAAAMIELEENDDILKLLSRQKTQALHVGFALETENAIKNAQGKLQQKALDLIVLNNAKEAGAGFKSETNHVTLIDRHGGIEALPTLTKVEVAFEILQRVVALQKEKPHAILQK
- a CDS encoding DNA-directed RNA polymerase subunit omega, which gives rise to MVSTIPLEELERHADNLYEAIVVIAKRARQINDEQKRYIEQELGYDSALDNVNASDTDDDVEEVRDERVKAPVKLIKLPKPTSISLDEMVGGKLNFEYAEPPEKKD
- a CDS encoding Gfo/Idh/MocA family oxidoreductase, with the protein product MRTIRLAVIGAGGIAQVAHIPLWKKLPGVDLVAVCDTNLARAKAVAERYDIPQFFTKDDDVLKLDDVDAIDICAPTHMHMPLAIASLSAGKHVLVEKPIARTLEEGEKMVQAAKRYQRRLMVAMNVRFRRDAINMKSFIDAGELGEVFYAKCGWLRRQEKWAEASWLYQKQYSGGGVLMDLGVQMLDLALWLFGNKKAKAVKATTYNNVSKLEVEDVATAFVHLEDGSTLTLEVSWTFLTPEDELYASFFGTQGGAMMNPLRIMKEMHGNLVNLTPHVDDKPMSRYKRSYSNELRHFIKCLRDDTPMLSSGEESLDRMRIIEAMYESARLGKEVEL
- a CDS encoding guanylate kinase — encoded protein: MPMDHARATTDGQTSASGYLVVLSAPSGGGKTTILQRLLQTNSPDFCYSISATTRKPRGNEQHGREYFFLSAEEFQQGIARGRFLEYALVHGNMYGTPRENVEKWLALGKFVLMDIDVQGGINVKRQLGPRAILIFIQPPSLELLRERLHGRNTDSPEEIAARLQAAHEEMEAAKEYDHVVTNYDVDETVQRVLEIIASYRKANAVAAANV
- a CDS encoding integration host factor subunit beta; protein product: MKSTITKKDVAKRTAKIVNEKIYLTEKVVDGVFTALREFMEQANPEIRIEIRDFGVFEVKTTKPKPKARNPKTGEIIYVPARRKTHFKAGKLLKEVLKQPLTDLPPRNEDGKEDWEDWEEEEEDWEDEDESEDKAEESEKSN
- the dnaB gene encoding replicative DNA helicase; protein product: MTVDQIIDRLPPQDLNAEKAVLGAMLQESNAVSKAVELLEDWCFYTTSHQYIFEAMQVLFDRNHPIDMLTVSAELQRQQHLDQAGGNYYLAELTASVPSAANVEYHARLVLEKAILRRLIGVATEISSEAFEGKEPVDDLLDKAEQRIFSLSERRLRRGFESINPVLHRTFETIETYHQRKGSVTGVATGFKDLDEMTSGFQKSDLIIIAGRPSMGKTAFCLNIARNAAIDHKVGVGIFSLEMASYQLALRLLCSEAKVNSHQVRTGKLPREHFSRLAHAVGRLAEAPIYIDDTPALTVMEIRAKARRLAAEKRVGMFIVDYLQLVRGPRSVESRQIEISLISQSLKALAKELDVPVIALSQLSRAVEQRGGDKRPQLSDLRESGAIEQDADIVMFIYRPGQYTRELNDNTAEIIIGKQRNGPTGTVELLFHKDNVRFADIDRFHTENNFSGAPF